One genomic segment of Pseudonocardia sp. T1-2H includes these proteins:
- a CDS encoding MaoC family dehydratase: MPEIAFEDLTAGRVFDLGTVTVDTDEMVAFARRFDPQPFHLDETAGKESIFGRLAASGWYTAGLWMRLYVDEILLRSTALGSPGGDEVAWPAPVFGGDVLTGKLEIVEARRSRSKPWIGLITLRAWMYRGDPADRDIVYRARFTGMFGSRDQAPPAQQP; this comes from the coding sequence ATGCCGGAGATCGCCTTCGAGGACCTCACCGCCGGACGGGTCTTCGACCTCGGGACCGTCACCGTCGACACCGACGAGATGGTCGCCTTCGCCCGCCGGTTCGACCCGCAGCCCTTCCACCTCGACGAGACGGCCGGCAAGGAGTCGATCTTCGGTCGGCTCGCCGCCTCCGGCTGGTACACCGCCGGCCTGTGGATGCGGCTCTACGTCGACGAGATCCTCCTGCGCTCGACTGCCCTGGGCTCGCCGGGCGGGGACGAGGTCGCCTGGCCCGCGCCGGTGTTCGGCGGCGACGTGCTGACCGGGAAACTGGAGATCGTCGAGGCGCGGCGCTCGCGGAGCAAGCCGTGGATCGGGCTGATCACGCTGCGGGCGTGGATGTATCGCGGGGACCCGGCGGACCGGGACATCGTCTACCGGGCCCGGTTCACCGGGATGTTCGGGAGCCGGGACCAGGCACCGCCCGCCCAGCAGCCCTGA
- a CDS encoding hydroxymethylglutaryl-CoA lyase, whose product MTTRALPMPVSTQGLPAHVTIYEVGARDGLQNEKAVVPVAVKAEFLNRLADAGLTTLEATSFVHPKWVPQLADAAELLDLLERREGVDYPVLVPNDRGLDRALESGVDHIAVFASATETFANKNLNRSLDEQFGMFSPVVKRARDAGLRVRAYVSMAFGDPWEGAVEPAQVAAVGRRLMEMGCSQLSLGDTIGTGTPGHAEAVIDACVAGGVPVDAIAVHFHDTYGQALANTLAALRRGVTTVDSSAGGLGGCPYARSATGNLATEDLVWMLDGLEISHGANLEALVETSVWMAGRLGRPSPSRVVKALSGG is encoded by the coding sequence ATGACGACCAGAGCGCTCCCGATGCCCGTCTCCACGCAGGGGCTGCCCGCACACGTGACGATCTACGAGGTCGGCGCGCGGGACGGGCTGCAGAACGAGAAGGCCGTCGTCCCCGTCGCGGTGAAGGCGGAGTTCCTGAACCGGCTCGCGGACGCCGGGCTCACCACCCTCGAGGCGACGAGCTTCGTGCACCCGAAGTGGGTGCCCCAGCTGGCCGACGCCGCCGAGCTGTTGGACCTCCTGGAGCGACGCGAGGGCGTCGACTATCCCGTCCTCGTCCCCAACGACCGCGGCCTGGACCGCGCGCTGGAGTCCGGAGTGGACCACATCGCCGTGTTCGCCAGCGCCACCGAGACGTTCGCGAACAAGAACCTCAACCGCAGCCTCGACGAGCAGTTCGGCATGTTCTCCCCCGTGGTGAAGCGGGCGCGGGACGCCGGGCTGCGCGTCCGCGCGTACGTCTCGATGGCGTTCGGGGACCCGTGGGAGGGGGCCGTCGAGCCCGCGCAGGTCGCCGCCGTCGGGCGCCGGCTGATGGAGATGGGCTGCTCCCAGCTCTCCCTGGGGGACACGATCGGCACCGGGACGCCCGGGCACGCCGAGGCCGTGATCGACGCGTGCGTGGCCGGCGGGGTGCCCGTCGACGCCATCGCGGTGCACTTCCACGACACCTACGGCCAGGCCCTGGCCAACACCCTCGCCGCGCTTCGCCGGGGGGTGACCACCGTGGACTCGTCCGCGGGCGGGCTCGGGGGCTGTCCGTACGCGAGGTCCGCCACCGGCAACCTGGCGACCGAGGACCTCGTGTGGATGCTCGACGGGCTGGAGATCAGCCACGGCGCGAACCTGGAGGCGCTGGTGGAGACGAGCGTGTGGATGGCCGGCCGGCTCGGGCGGCCCTCGCCCTCGCGGGTGGTGAAGGCGCTCTCCGGCGGCTGA
- a CDS encoding PH domain-containing protein, giving the protein MPYPDDLLVEGERVVVHKHPHWKMLLVPVLVFLATVGLGAFLAALVSAQSWAGIAWIALAVVGVVLIVWLTLVPLVRWRTTHFVVTTRRVLVREGVLSRQGIDIPMTRVNSVQFRHTVLERVLGCGTLVIESGSDEPLEFHDVPGVERVHALLYQETDDDLPGGCRR; this is encoded by the coding sequence ATGCCCTACCCGGATGATCTGCTCGTCGAGGGCGAGCGGGTGGTGGTCCACAAGCACCCGCACTGGAAGATGCTGCTCGTCCCGGTACTGGTCTTCCTGGCCACAGTGGGTCTCGGCGCGTTCCTCGCGGCGCTGGTGAGCGCGCAGAGCTGGGCCGGGATCGCGTGGATCGCGCTCGCGGTCGTCGGCGTGGTCCTGATCGTGTGGCTCACCCTCGTGCCGCTGGTCCGGTGGCGCACCACGCACTTCGTCGTGACGACGCGACGCGTGCTGGTCCGCGAGGGCGTGCTGTCCCGGCAGGGCATCGACATCCCGATGACGCGGGTGAACTCCGTCCAGTTCCGGCACACCGTGCTCGAACGCGTGCTCGGCTGCGGCACCCTGGTCATCGAGTCCGGCTCCGACGAGCCGTTGGAGTTCCACGACGTGCCCGGCGTCGAGCGGGTGCACGCCCTGCTCTACCAGGAGACGGACGACGATCTACCAGGAGGTTGCCGACGATGA